In the genome of bacterium, one region contains:
- a CDS encoding ABC transporter ATP-binding protein gives MIEVNNLTRYYGNLAAIRDVSFKVQPGEILGFLGPNAAGKTTTMRIITGFLPANSGTVRVAGFDIATQSLEARKRIGYLPENAPLYPDMTVAGYLLFHAKIKGVAKKDRADRVEDVLKSCYITDVRDKLIGKLSKGYRQRVGLAQAIIHNPPVLILDEPTIGLDPIAIRETRDLIKSLAGRHTVILSTHILPEVSMTCSRVVIINKGQVVAEDTPENLTAQLRGFQRFFIEIKQSANELVDILKKIRGVTNIVQESERQFVIESEMNTDIRDEVASIIVNRGLGLLELRPIRMTLEDVFVQLTTKEETEATKD, from the coding sequence ATGATTGAGGTAAATAATCTTACCCGATATTATGGGAATTTAGCAGCGATTCGGGACGTGAGTTTTAAAGTGCAACCGGGAGAAATTCTTGGTTTTCTTGGACCGAATGCGGCGGGAAAAACGACTACGATGCGTATCATTACCGGATTCCTACCCGCAAATAGCGGGACGGTTCGAGTAGCAGGATTTGATATCGCGACGCAAAGTCTAGAAGCACGGAAACGTATCGGTTATCTTCCGGAAAACGCGCCGTTATATCCGGATATGACGGTTGCTGGATATTTATTATTCCATGCAAAAATTAAAGGGGTCGCAAAAAAAGACCGAGCTGACCGAGTTGAAGATGTGCTGAAAAGCTGTTATATAACCGATGTTCGGGATAAACTGATTGGCAAGTTATCGAAAGGATATCGCCAGCGGGTAGGACTAGCGCAAGCGATAATCCACAATCCGCCGGTATTGATTCTCGATGAACCGACCATAGGGCTAGACCCGATAGCTATTCGGGAAACGCGCGATCTAATTAAAAGTCTTGCTGGAAGGCATACCGTTATATTAAGCACACATATTCTTCCGGAAGTAAGTATGACCTGTTCCCGAGTGGTAATTATCAATAAAGGACAAGTTGTCGCAGAAGATACTCCGGAGAATTTAACCGCGCAACTTCGTGGTTTTCAACGATTTTTTATCGAAATTAAACAGTCAGCTAATGAACTGGTTGATATTTTAAAAAAGATACGCGGGGTTACTAACATTGTTCAAGAATCAGAACGGCAATTTGTAATTGAAAGTGAAATGAATACTGATATTCGTGATGAAGTTGCGTCAATAATCGTTAATCGCGGGTTAGGGTTACTTGAACTTCGGCCAATCCGAATGACTTTAGAAGATGTTTTTGTGCAATTAACGACAAAAGAAGAAACAGAAGCAACAAAAGATTGA
- a CDS encoding ABC transporter permease subunit, giving the protein MRNVYYIAQREIKSYFSSPIAYVLIAAFLLVSGFFYVVIINFTRTAELGLLFHNIAIMLLLLSPVITMRLIAEERRTGTIELLLTAPITETEAVVGKYFGAVCVYLLMLILTLHFPLFLIAFGNPDKGPIISGYLGLFLMGSSFLAIGILASSFARNQIVAAVFGFSLLLLLWLFSAIAQQFSGPVGSVIQYLSIYEHFNNFIRGIIDTQDIIYFLSFIIIALFLAVRVMHNKKWK; this is encoded by the coding sequence ATGAGAAATGTATATTATATTGCGCAACGAGAAATAAAATCATATTTTAGTTCACCGATTGCTTATGTGTTAATAGCAGCGTTTTTATTAGTCAGCGGATTTTTCTATGTGGTTATTATTAATTTTACCAGAACCGCAGAGTTGGGTTTGTTGTTCCATAATATAGCGATTATGTTACTGCTGTTAAGTCCGGTGATAACCATGCGGTTGATTGCTGAAGAACGTCGAACCGGAACTATCGAATTGTTGTTAACTGCGCCGATAACTGAAACCGAAGCGGTGGTTGGAAAATACTTCGGAGCGGTATGCGTGTATCTACTTATGCTCATATTAACGTTGCATTTTCCGCTTTTCTTAATCGCGTTCGGCAATCCGGATAAAGGACCAATTATTTCTGGATATCTCGGGTTATTCCTCATGGGAAGTTCGTTTTTAGCTATTGGCATATTAGCTTCATCATTCGCTCGAAACCAGATAGTCGCTGCTGTTTTCGGTTTTAGTCTCCTATTACTTTTATGGCTATTTAGCGCTATCGCGCAACAATTCAGCGGTCCGGTTGGTTCAGTTATCCAGTATCTGTCAATTTACGAACATTTTAATAATTTTATCCGCGGAATTATTGATACTCAAGATATCATCTATTTTTTATCGTTTATCATTATCGCGCTATTTTTAGCAGTCAGAGTAATGCACAATAAAAAGTGGAAGTAA
- a CDS encoding GldG family protein → MVRKLIPGIGIIGIIGLIICLGILLVIPTFPLWLKIATGISTILTLLYVGYYWDNIMRWLKSAPFLTGANTTVFILAIIVIFGLINYLGVRHHKQFDLTKSKKFTLSEQTKKIVRGIKQPVLITAYYRQIHPEYDTVKTLLNQYTALNPKISVQFVDIQVNPRKALQDGVRYDGTSILESEGRKERITGNEERDFTAALLKLTKLGKNKIYFISGHGEHSLDAYNEDGYSQLKEALLNENYLVNTLSLTQMTTIPADAAVIVIGGPKKELLANEVQLLSAYLKSGGKSLILLDPAPEGSSLAPILEEWHIKANKNIVVDLASYAFPNIAIPAVREYPWHEITRSLEGLSTIYPLARSISIDTGLPDGLTVYPLVKSSDESWGVTDLNRAKIDRTKDSPGPLNLAVTVTKKVTELTGIDTTIAVPETRLVVFGDSDFVSNAFLDKVGNRDIFLNSLAWLVEQPELVGIRAKEPEQRQIFLIGYQWRLVAFTSLLFLPLIVFFAGIVVWWKRR, encoded by the coding sequence ATGGTTAGAAAACTTATTCCTGGAATTGGTATTATCGGCATCATAGGACTTATCATTTGTCTTGGCATACTGTTGGTTATCCCGACTTTCCCTTTGTGGCTGAAAATTGCTACGGGAATCAGTACAATTTTAACCTTATTGTATGTTGGGTATTATTGGGATAACATCATGCGATGGCTAAAAAGTGCTCCATTTCTTACCGGCGCAAACACTACCGTATTTATTCTAGCTATCATCGTCATATTCGGCTTGATTAACTATCTCGGGGTTCGGCATCACAAACAATTTGATTTGACCAAAAGTAAAAAGTTTACGTTGTCTGAGCAGACGAAAAAAATCGTTCGTGGGATTAAACAGCCAGTGTTAATTACTGCATATTACCGGCAAATCCATCCCGAATATGATACGGTTAAAACGCTATTAAACCAATATACCGCATTAAATCCGAAAATTTCGGTGCAGTTTGTTGATATTCAGGTTAATCCCAGAAAAGCATTGCAAGACGGGGTTCGGTATGATGGAACCAGTATTCTGGAGTCCGAAGGTAGAAAAGAACGAATTACCGGAAATGAAGAACGGGATTTTACTGCAGCGCTCCTGAAACTAACCAAACTCGGGAAAAATAAAATTTACTTTATTTCCGGTCACGGAGAACATAGTCTTGATGCGTATAACGAAGATGGATATAGCCAACTAAAAGAAGCATTACTCAATGAAAATTATCTGGTGAATACGCTCTCACTTACCCAGATGACTACAATACCAGCCGATGCAGCAGTAATCGTTATCGGTGGTCCGAAAAAAGAATTATTAGCTAACGAGGTTCAATTATTATCCGCATATTTGAAATCAGGTGGGAAATCCTTAATTCTACTCGACCCAGCTCCTGAAGGTAGTTCACTAGCTCCGATTTTAGAAGAATGGCACATCAAAGCAAATAAGAATATCGTGGTAGATTTAGCAAGTTATGCATTTCCGAATATCGCCATTCCTGCGGTGAGAGAATATCCCTGGCATGAGATTACTCGGTCGTTAGAAGGATTGAGCACAATCTATCCTTTAGCAAGGTCAATCAGTATTGATACTGGATTACCGGACGGTTTAACAGTATATCCATTAGTAAAATCAAGCGATGAAAGCTGGGGCGTTACCGACCTAAATCGAGCGAAAATTGACCGAACAAAAGATAGTCCCGGACCGTTAAATCTCGCGGTTACGGTAACTAAAAAAGTAACTGAATTAACTGGAATTGATACGACTATAGCAGTTCCCGAGACACGATTAGTCGTATTCGGTGATTCCGATTTTGTCAGTAACGCATTTCTTGATAAAGTTGGCAATCGAGATATTTTCTTAAATTCACTTGCCTGGTTAGTTGAACAACCGGAATTAGTTGGTATCCGCGCGAAAGAACCGGAACAGCGGCAGATATTCCTTATTGGTTATCAATGGCGATTAGTCGCGTTCACCAGTCTTTTATTCTTACCCTTAATCGTCTTCTTTGCTGGGATAGTGGTTTGGTGGAAACGGAGATAA
- a CDS encoding DNA internalization-related competence protein ComEC/Rec2, which produces MDRPLVVITLCFICGLTLGHYVSISISFLFVISLLLLIISAILIHHEKDASVIILVLAGLLGVIHIERTERNNRFRLAYIDSISKYSPINLTGRVVDSSHRTNGEMALTIDRVKFYYNQTWYDFSGQILVILPAQENISVDSNSAKEPTRYFYGDRIQVYGTVQIAPEPANPGEFNYREYLLQEEIYGIVNCWNAADIQNLSVSSFGVCERILRLASKIKYYYVCINNATLPPTHAALLNGIVLGEKTELADDIKEAFIRSGIFHLLVVSGSNVMLIAVIVFVVLKVFRVKRRIAALVSIPLVILYALVAGYQPPVSRATIIAVMVLLGLATKQDVQIINNLGIAALIALIVNPLDIFGASFQLSFLTVLSIILIYPILQQWMPFPKKLFSVQLILYSSIAAFIGIAPLSAYYFNLLPLISPVTNLLAVPIVTINLSAGLVSGIVYPFSPALTQLVANTNWLLLTILMKVVTFFYFIPGSYIYVARPALWVIVLYYLFLQGFIYGFYPTVYAPNYAFRKKWLVAVWGVLLLIVVNALIPWNRNLELTFLSVGQGDSAFIKFPNGKTMLIDGGDYSAGKRIVIPYLRRQGVHHLNTVVLSHPHNDHLGGLIHVLSNIPVEMFIDSNQMRYDSEYYPKLYEIINKKNIKTVKVAQGYQISLFSRATITILHPPTEFLQTTRSETNNNSIVLRVIYGKVTTIFPGDIEQEAERYLVRKRITLAATIYKVPHHGSASSNELSFLRSVRPEIAIISVGRNNWFNLPSLVVLESLKKDNAQIYRTDINGAIRLWTDGDKIKIASMRD; this is translated from the coding sequence ATGGACCGGCCGCTGGTCGTTATTACCCTATGTTTTATCTGTGGTCTTACCCTTGGCCATTATGTTAGTATTTCTATTTCCTTCCTATTTGTTATCAGCCTTCTTTTACTCATTATTTCTGCTATTCTGATTCATCACGAAAAAGATGCTTCGGTAATTATTCTAGTTCTCGCAGGATTATTGGGTGTTATCCATATAGAACGAACGGAACGGAACAACCGTTTTCGGTTAGCATATATTGACTCGATTTCAAAGTATTCACCGATTAATCTAACCGGAAGAGTAGTTGATAGTTCACATAGAACGAATGGGGAAATGGCGTTAACCATTGACCGAGTAAAATTCTATTATAACCAAACGTGGTATGATTTCAGCGGACAAATTTTGGTTATCCTACCTGCTCAAGAGAATATATCCGTTGATTCCAATTCGGCTAAAGAACCAACTCGGTATTTTTACGGCGATAGAATACAAGTGTATGGAACAGTCCAGATAGCTCCAGAACCTGCCAATCCCGGTGAATTTAATTATCGCGAATATTTATTGCAAGAAGAAATATATGGCATTGTTAACTGCTGGAACGCTGCTGATATTCAAAATCTTTCAGTGAGTTCTTTTGGAGTTTGTGAACGCATTCTTCGCCTCGCATCAAAAATTAAATATTATTACGTTTGCATTAATAATGCTACTCTTCCACCTACACACGCCGCATTATTAAACGGGATTGTTCTTGGTGAAAAAACTGAATTAGCCGATGATATAAAAGAAGCATTTATTCGTTCTGGAATATTTCACCTCTTGGTCGTTAGTGGGAGCAATGTCATGTTAATTGCGGTTATCGTTTTCGTTGTGCTAAAGGTATTCCGAGTGAAACGGAGAATCGCTGCGTTGGTTTCGATTCCATTAGTTATCCTGTATGCGCTGGTTGCAGGATATCAACCGCCGGTATCTCGTGCGACAATTATCGCGGTTATGGTGCTGCTTGGGCTAGCTACGAAACAAGATGTACAAATTATTAATAATCTCGGGATTGCTGCATTGATAGCTTTGATAGTTAATCCGTTGGATATTTTCGGTGCAAGTTTCCAACTTTCTTTTTTAACCGTTTTAAGTATCATCCTAATCTATCCGATTCTACAGCAATGGATGCCGTTTCCGAAGAAACTTTTTTCAGTGCAGCTAATCCTATATAGTTCCATTGCTGCGTTTATCGGGATTGCGCCGTTGTCAGCGTATTATTTTAATCTTTTACCGTTGATATCTCCGGTAACCAACTTACTCGCTGTTCCAATCGTTACTATTAATCTGTCCGCCGGATTGGTTTCAGGTATTGTTTACCCTTTTTCACCAGCATTAACCCAGTTGGTTGCAAATACGAACTGGTTACTGCTAACGATTCTCATGAAAGTAGTTACATTTTTCTATTTCATTCCGGGAAGTTATATCTATGTTGCTAGACCAGCATTATGGGTTATCGTTCTTTATTACCTTTTTCTACAAGGTTTTATTTATGGCTTTTATCCAACGGTTTATGCGCCGAATTATGCGTTCCGTAAAAAGTGGCTGGTGGCTGTTTGGGGAGTTCTACTCCTTATCGTAGTGAATGCATTGATTCCGTGGAATCGGAACCTAGAACTAACCTTTTTGTCAGTCGGACAAGGGGATAGTGCATTCATTAAATTTCCAAATGGGAAAACGATGTTGATTGACGGCGGCGATTATTCTGCTGGGAAACGGATTGTAATACCATATTTACGTCGGCAAGGAGTCCATCATTTAAATACGGTGGTATTATCCCATCCGCATAATGACCATCTCGGTGGTTTGATTCATGTATTAAGTAATATTCCAGTTGAAATGTTCATAGACAGTAACCAAATGAGATATGATTCCGAGTATTATCCAAAGTTGTATGAAATAATTAATAAAAAAAATATAAAGACGGTCAAGGTGGCTCAAGGATACCAGATATCTCTGTTTAGCAGAGCAACGATAACTATTCTCCATCCACCAACTGAATTTCTTCAAACTACTCGTTCTGAAACGAATAATAATTCTATCGTGTTACGTGTAATTTATGGTAAAGTAACCACGATATTTCCGGGAGATATTGAACAAGAAGCAGAACGGTATCTAGTCCGGAAAAGAATCACACTCGCAGCGACAATTTATAAAGTGCCACATCATGGTTCTGCTAGCTCGAATGAGTTAAGTTTTTTGCGCTCTGTTCGACCAGAAATAGCGATTATCTCAGTCGGGAGAAATAATTGGTTTAATTTACCATCGCTAGTTGTTCTGGAATCTTTGAAAAAAGATAATGCCCAGATATACCGAACTGATATCAACGGTGCGATTCGTCTTTGGACGGATGGCGATAAAATAAAAATTGCATCAATGAGAGATTAA
- a CDS encoding glycosyltransferase family 39 protein has protein sequence MKINSISAMKKWLFWLGLLVVIGLSIYLRFWNLETNPRWYNDECIYLNATRNLLHGKLQMQAVTWTFFSPHLPHPPLFFLLSAIALVLYSNGVIALRIIVALAGIATTILLYFTGKEIRDEQTGLWASFLFAIYPLSVIYTRWAFPYALGMFWILFTIYWLLRYVSIRKEKYLYFAGITAMLSVLTIYDALELILFLAAGMILMKIDWKKIGLILSIALGPLILLFLGMLMVDWQSVIYDLRMLVGRFVHESIPPHNFWLLVAGYKKLWLLDSFMFFGIIGLLFVKREYRLYLALAFLCISILPVARLGIYLDIFFHPIMICLPLIILGLANIVTGILEQCYRRLNYVIKKIPALSQFTIQFIQLAPIIIIFILLIPCVVTDIRSVNNVFIAKMNYFANRNNNHTVALAQYLNQHTEKNDVVIAPLCVQQFLQCNSTDLFQSAAYSGWDTQYYSAELPKERFKYPCAYYWVKYIVVSEVDRVDTITKPGVKELWQRIQADKWQIVYQLGEYDVYLNPLYKS, from the coding sequence ATGAAAATTAATTCGATCTCAGCCATGAAAAAATGGTTATTCTGGTTAGGTTTATTGGTCGTTATCGGATTAAGTATCTATCTCCGATTCTGGAACTTGGAGACAAATCCCCGCTGGTATAATGATGAATGTATTTATCTCAATGCTACGAGAAATCTTCTTCATGGAAAGTTACAAATGCAAGCGGTAACCTGGACTTTTTTCTCCCCGCATCTACCACATCCGCCGTTGTTTTTTCTGCTCAGTGCGATTGCGTTGGTTCTTTATTCTAATGGAGTGATAGCATTACGGATTATCGTAGCGCTTGCTGGGATCGCTACGACCATTTTACTCTATTTTACAGGAAAAGAAATTCGTGATGAACAAACCGGTTTATGGGCTAGTTTCTTGTTCGCCATTTATCCTTTGTCGGTAATTTATACCCGTTGGGCGTTTCCCTATGCTTTGGGAATGTTCTGGATTCTGTTTACTATTTATTGGTTACTTAGGTATGTTAGTATACGAAAAGAGAAGTATTTGTATTTTGCAGGAATAACGGCTATGTTATCGGTATTAACCATTTATGATGCGCTCGAACTTATCCTTTTTCTAGCAGCCGGTATGATATTGATGAAAATTGATTGGAAAAAAATCGGTTTGATACTTAGTATTGCACTAGGTCCATTAATCCTGCTTTTTTTAGGTATGCTAATGGTAGATTGGCAATCAGTAATATATGATTTGCGAATGCTTGTCGGGCGGTTCGTACACGAAAGTATACCGCCGCATAACTTCTGGTTACTCGTAGCCGGATATAAGAAATTGTGGTTATTAGATAGTTTTATGTTTTTTGGAATTATTGGATTATTATTCGTCAAACGAGAATACCGATTATATCTCGCGCTCGCTTTCCTATGTATCAGTATTCTTCCGGTTGCTCGACTTGGAATTTATCTTGATATATTTTTCCATCCGATAATGATTTGTTTACCACTCATTATTCTTGGATTAGCCAATATTGTTACCGGTATACTCGAGCAATGCTATCGCCGATTAAATTACGTAATAAAAAAAATACCAGCTTTATCACAATTTACCATTCAATTTATTCAATTAGCCCCGATAATAATCATTTTCATTTTGTTAATCCCATGTGTGGTAACCGATATTCGGAGCGTAAATAATGTTTTTATAGCGAAAATGAATTATTTCGCCAATCGGAATAATAACCATACGGTTGCTTTAGCGCAGTATCTCAATCAACATACTGAAAAGAATGACGTGGTCATAGCGCCGTTATGCGTGCAACAATTTCTCCAATGTAATAGTACCGATTTATTTCAATCTGCCGCATATAGCGGTTGGGACACCCAATATTATTCAGCTGAGCTTCCCAAAGAACGTTTTAAGTATCCATGTGCATATTATTGGGTTAAATATATTGTGGTTTCGGAAGTTGACCGAGTTGATACGATAACCAAACCAGGCGTTAAGGAACTGTGGCAGAGAATTCAGGCAGATAAGTGGCAAATTGTCTACCAGCTTGGTGAGTATGATGTATATTTAAATCCGTTGTATAAGAGCTAG
- a CDS encoding ferritin-like domain-containing protein has translation MAKGKQELLEWLNKAIAREIGVTIQYMWQHVMAIGMQSPEIKDIFEDIAIEEMKHAEQIAERLFYLGGTPTTKPTPIKVGGSLPEMVKADLEAEEEAIEMYKQIIKLAAESDDSTTRLLFEKILAEEEGHADQFETILGIKK, from the coding sequence ATGGCTAAAGGTAAACAAGAGTTATTAGAATGGTTGAATAAAGCGATTGCGCGAGAAATCGGGGTTACGATTCAATATATGTGGCAGCATGTAATGGCTATCGGAATGCAGAGTCCGGAAATTAAAGATATTTTTGAAGATATTGCCATTGAAGAAATGAAACATGCGGAACAAATTGCGGAACGGTTATTTTATCTTGGTGGAACACCGACGACTAAACCAACCCCGATTAAAGTTGGTGGTTCCTTGCCAGAAATGGTAAAAGCTGATTTGGAAGCTGAAGAAGAAGCTATCGAAATGTATAAGCAGATTATAAAGCTTGCTGCGGAATCGGATGATTCAACCACCCGCCTGTTATTCGAGAAAATTCTAGCTGAAGAAGAAGGACACGCTGACCAATTCGAAACCATCCTCGGAATTAAAAAATAA
- a CDS encoding secondary thiamine-phosphate synthase enzyme YjbQ: protein MKAITEYLWFNTSRKREYINITDEVEKVLKKSGIKEGFILVSAMHITAGVYVNDAESGLIADIDDWLQELAPEGSEYRHHRTGETNGDAHLKSLLIHHQVIVPVTNGRLDLGPWQQIYYAEFDGQRKKRVIIKAIGE, encoded by the coding sequence ATGAAAGCAATAACTGAATATCTTTGGTTTAATACTTCTCGAAAACGAGAATATATCAATATTACCGATGAAGTTGAGAAAGTTCTTAAAAAAAGTGGAATTAAAGAAGGATTTATTCTTGTTTCAGCGATGCATATTACTGCAGGGGTATATGTTAATGATGCGGAATCTGGTCTTATTGCTGATATTGACGATTGGTTGCAGGAATTGGCTCCAGAAGGATCGGAATATCGGCATCATCGAACCGGAGAAACTAATGGAGATGCGCATTTAAAAAGTCTTCTGATACATCATCAAGTTATTGTTCCGGTAACTAATGGTCGGTTAGACTTAGGTCCATGGCAGCAGATATATTATGCCGAGTTCGATGGGCAACGAAAAAAACGGGTTATTATCAAAGCGATTGGTGAATAA
- the gltX gene encoding glutamate--tRNA ligase, translating into MENKVRVRFAPSPTGYLHVGGARSALFNWLFARHHRGIFILRIEDTDAARSTEESTRAILDSLAWLGLDFDEGPFFQSERTALYQKYVQKLLDENKAYFCFCSPELLEEKRKKALAAKLPPKYDGTCASLTKAEALTRIDNGEKAAVRFRKLEGFTDINDLVRGRVTFDNRVLDDFIILRSDGTPVYNLTVVVDDIEMRITHVIRGEEHLSNTPRQLMLYQAFGQPAPYFAHVSVILAPDKTKLSKRHGAASVLEFRELGYLPEALMNYLALLGWAYDDKTEFFSKEELIEKFSLDKVSKNPAIFDHNKLSWMNSIYLKRVPLSRLEELLIPLLKEKGYDIEKINKTWLHSVIELERQRAKTVKDIATNFDYYLADKITIEPEAAKKHLSPAESRILLLMLETELDKLEPYTIENIEKLFIKITTEKGVKLGQLVHPARVALTGKTVGPGIYELLFAMGKETAVKRIKAVLESK; encoded by the coding sequence ATGGAGAATAAAGTACGAGTTCGGTTTGCGCCAAGTCCAACGGGGTATCTGCATGTTGGCGGCGCGCGAAGTGCGTTATTTAATTGGTTATTTGCTCGGCATCATCGCGGTATATTCATTCTACGCATCGAAGATACCGATGCTGCACGGTCTACAGAAGAATCAACGCGCGCGATTTTGGATAGTTTAGCCTGGCTAGGTCTCGATTTTGATGAAGGACCGTTCTTTCAGTCAGAACGAACTGCATTGTATCAAAAGTATGTACAGAAATTATTAGATGAAAATAAAGCGTATTTTTGTTTTTGTTCACCGGAATTGCTCGAAGAGAAACGCAAAAAAGCATTAGCGGCAAAACTTCCGCCGAAATATGATGGTACCTGTGCTTCCCTGACAAAAGCAGAAGCGTTAACCCGAATTGATAACGGTGAAAAAGCGGCGGTTCGGTTTCGAAAATTAGAAGGGTTCACTGACATCAACGATTTGGTACGCGGTAGAGTTACTTTTGATAATCGCGTTCTCGATGATTTTATTATTCTGCGTTCAGATGGAACGCCCGTTTATAATCTTACGGTTGTAGTTGATGATATTGAAATGAGAATAACCCACGTTATCCGCGGTGAAGAGCATCTCTCCAATACACCTCGACAGTTGATGCTATATCAAGCATTCGGTCAGCCAGCGCCATACTTCGCCCATGTGTCGGTTATCCTTGCGCCGGATAAAACGAAACTGAGCAAACGGCATGGAGCAGCGTCAGTTCTAGAATTCCGCGAGCTTGGATACCTGCCGGAAGCATTGATGAATTATCTCGCATTACTCGGTTGGGCATATGATGATAAAACCGAATTTTTCTCGAAAGAGGAGTTAATTGAAAAGTTTTCTCTTGATAAAGTATCGAAGAACCCAGCAATATTTGACCATAATAAACTTTCGTGGATGAATAGTATCTATCTTAAACGGGTTCCCCTCTCCCGATTAGAAGAGTTACTCATCCCATTACTAAAAGAGAAAGGGTATGATATTGAGAAGATCAATAAAACCTGGTTACATTCAGTTATCGAACTCGAACGACAACGGGCAAAAACAGTTAAAGATATCGCCACAAATTTCGATTACTATTTAGCTGATAAGATTACAATTGAGCCGGAAGCAGCGAAAAAACATCTTTCACCAGCAGAATCTCGAATTCTTCTTTTAATGTTAGAAACGGAATTGGATAAATTGGAACCGTATACGATAGAAAATATTGAAAAGTTATTCATTAAAATCACAACCGAAAAAGGGGTTAAACTCGGTCAACTCGTTCATCCCGCCCGAGTTGCATTAACTGGGAAAACTGTTGGTCCGGGTATCTATGAGTTGCTATTTGCTATGGGAAAAGAAACTGCGGTTAAACGAATTAAGGCAGTCCTTGAATCCAAATGA